In endosymbiont of unidentified scaly snail isolate Monju, the following are encoded in one genomic region:
- a CDS encoding ABC transporter substrate-binding protein, which translates to MSSYHPGYAWSDGVQRGIDAVLRGRCELRQFDMDTKRHKTQADKEAAARRARALIEQWHPQVVIAADDNAARYLIAPYFRDAAIPFVFCGVNWSVAEYGFPYSNVTGMIEVAPVRPLIREAQLLTGNGDHFFYLAADTATERKNLARFQKVAEALGLSVEYRLVSRRDQWVAAYRQAQDHPYLVIGSHAGIADWNFAAARRAIAGHTRRLSVTSHEWMMSMSMLGFTKIPAEQGRWAAEAALAILEGVKPSEIPIIANQRWDLWMNESLLREAGIELPLRLRGRAKRFETLQ; encoded by the coding sequence GTGTCGTCCTATCACCCGGGTTATGCCTGGTCGGATGGCGTGCAACGAGGCATCGATGCGGTATTGAGAGGGCGTTGTGAGCTGCGTCAGTTCGACATGGACACCAAGCGCCACAAGACGCAGGCGGACAAGGAAGCCGCAGCCCGGCGTGCCAGGGCGCTGATCGAGCAATGGCATCCCCAGGTGGTGATTGCTGCGGACGACAATGCCGCGCGTTATCTCATCGCGCCCTATTTCCGCGATGCCGCCATCCCCTTCGTGTTCTGCGGGGTGAACTGGTCGGTCGCCGAGTACGGTTTCCCCTACAGCAACGTGACCGGCATGATCGAGGTCGCCCCGGTTCGTCCCCTGATCCGCGAGGCGCAGTTGCTCACGGGCAATGGCGACCATTTCTTCTACCTGGCCGCTGACACTGCCACGGAACGCAAGAATCTTGCGCGTTTCCAGAAGGTCGCCGAGGCACTGGGCCTGAGCGTCGAGTACCGTCTGGTCTCCCGTCGTGATCAATGGGTGGCGGCTTACCGGCAGGCCCAGGACCATCCCTATCTGGTGATCGGCAGTCATGCCGGTATCGCCGACTGGAACTTCGCTGCGGCGAGGCGGGCGATTGCCGGGCATACGCGGCGGCTAAGCGTAACCAGCCACGAGTGGATGATGTCCATGAGCATGCTGGGATTCACCAAGATCCCGGCGGAGCAGGGGCGCTGGGCGGCCGAGGCCGCACTGGCGATCCTCGAGGGGGTGAAGCCCTCGGAGATCCCCATCATTGCGAACCAGCGATGGGATCTGTGGATGAACGAGTCCCTGTTGCGCGAGGCAGGTATCGAGTTGCCGCTCAGGTTGCGCGGCAGGGCCAAGCGTTTCGAGACCCTGCAATGA
- a CDS encoding TetR/AcrR family transcriptional regulator, which produces MIPPLSMVRKSERTRQRIVEAANRLFYHQGYHNTSFSDVVRAAGVPRGNIYYYFKTKDAILHAAIDYRLERIRSMLEGWNGQFRTPIERLQRFVALLDDTSEALVQYGCPMGSLNAELGKTDLALQEHAAQLFQVFQEWLTDQFAELGYAGRANELALRVMAIGQGISMMAHVHHDTNLLKRERQRLRRWIDQLADGSGDCL; this is translated from the coding sequence ATGATCCCCCCTTTGTCCATGGTCCGAAAGAGCGAACGCACCCGGCAACGCATCGTGGAAGCAGCCAACCGGCTGTTCTATCACCAGGGGTACCACAACACCTCATTCAGCGACGTGGTGCGTGCCGCCGGCGTGCCGCGCGGCAATATCTACTACTACTTCAAGACCAAGGACGCCATCCTGCATGCGGCCATCGACTACCGGCTGGAACGCATCCGCAGCATGCTCGAGGGCTGGAACGGCCAGTTCCGCACGCCCATCGAACGCCTGCAGCGCTTCGTTGCCCTGCTCGACGACACCAGCGAGGCCCTGGTGCAATACGGCTGCCCCATGGGCTCGCTCAACGCCGAGCTGGGCAAGACCGACCTCGCCCTGCAGGAGCACGCCGCCCAGCTGTTCCAGGTATTCCAGGAATGGCTGACCGACCAGTTCGCGGAACTGGGCTATGCCGGGCGCGCCAACGAACTGGCGCTCCGAGTGATGGCCATCGGCCAGGGCATCAGCATGATGGCGCACGTCCATCACGACACCAATCTGCTGAAACGCGAACGCCAGCGCCTCCGGCGCTGGATCGATCAGCTCGCCGACGGCAGCGGGGACTGTCTCTGA
- a CDS encoding transcriptional regulator domain-containing protein: MMRIADWRDETGYQALRGCGGAAWAWEFLRRNPDYQREWQAFMHTWEALEAAYGRPPDRDFCAWKNDPRAWVRVSDETAGDCRIDQDKVLIECALGARWGFHKFPPDPRDDDAVVAERLSWRPREQLVARLVEPGEAGVLDSRREALVCFDLALPLREQLEEAKRALQLEQRRRSREEGLEMHRIRSLEPKLVRELRLLDALAADAGEAVIERLGGQAVLDSAMARRDGGYLDLPLLPV, encoded by the coding sequence ATGATGCGAATTGCCGACTGGCGTGACGAGACCGGCTACCAGGCGCTGCGCGGCTGCGGCGGCGCGGCCTGGGCCTGGGAGTTTCTGCGCCGCAACCCCGACTACCAGCGTGAATGGCAGGCCTTCATGCACACCTGGGAAGCCCTGGAGGCGGCCTATGGCCGGCCGCCGGACCGTGACTTCTGTGCCTGGAAGAACGATCCTCGTGCCTGGGTGCGGGTGAGCGACGAGACGGCCGGTGACTGTCGCATCGACCAGGACAAGGTGCTTATCGAGTGTGCCCTGGGCGCCCGCTGGGGCTTCCACAAGTTTCCGCCCGACCCGCGCGACGACGATGCCGTGGTCGCGGAACGACTGAGCTGGCGACCGCGCGAGCAGTTGGTGGCGCGCCTGGTCGAGCCGGGCGAGGCCGGCGTGCTCGATTCCCGGCGCGAGGCCCTGGTATGTTTCGACCTGGCCCTGCCGCTGCGCGAACAGCTCGAGGAGGCCAAGCGTGCCCTGCAACTGGAACAGCGCCGGCGCAGCCGCGAGGAAGGGCTGGAAATGCACCGCATCAGGAGCCTCGAGCCGAAACTGGTGCGTGAATTGCGCCTGCTCGACGCGCTCGCCGCCGATGCCGGGGAGGCGGTCATCGAGCGCCTGGGCGGGCAGGCGGTGCTCGATTCGGCCATGGCACGGCGTGACGGTGGTTATCTCGACCTGCCGCTGTTACCGGTCTGA
- the argE gene encoding acetylornithine deacetylase produces MTGAISTHALPRPARDDAAADRLALGEQRQPRYGLGTADMKGFFAVVLEAVRDLDLHTLKQPLVLLATADEESSMCGARSLLDLHRRLGRHAVIGEPTGLRPVRLHKGITMEAIHVIGRSGHSSDPALGNNALEGMYRVIGELLAWRDELQRHHHNPLFAVEVPTLNLGHIHGGDNPNRICGQCELHFDIRPLPGMSLQGLREELDSRLARLQETTGLRIHRESLFAGVPAMETPAEAEIVRAVEALTGYPAGAVAFATEGPFLNAMGMDTVILGPGHIDQAHQPDEYIELTQLEPAQQIVRRLIERFCL; encoded by the coding sequence GTGACTGGTGCAATCTCGACACATGCCCTACCCCGACCTGCCAGAGATGATGCGGCGGCTGATCGGCTCGCCCTCGGTGAACAGCGTCAGCCCCGATACGGCCTGGGCACCGCCGACATGAAGGGCTTCTTCGCGGTGGTGCTCGAGGCGGTCCGCGATCTCGACCTGCACACCCTGAAACAGCCGCTGGTGCTGCTGGCCACCGCCGACGAAGAGAGCAGCATGTGCGGCGCACGCAGCCTGCTCGACCTGCACCGCCGGCTGGGGCGCCATGCGGTGATCGGCGAGCCCACCGGCCTGCGCCCGGTCCGCCTGCACAAGGGCATCACCATGGAGGCGATCCACGTCATCGGCCGCTCCGGGCATTCCAGCGATCCCGCGCTGGGCAACAATGCACTCGAGGGCATGTACCGGGTGATCGGCGAACTGCTGGCCTGGCGCGACGAACTGCAACGACATCACCACAACCCGCTGTTCGCGGTCGAGGTGCCGACACTCAACCTCGGCCATATCCACGGCGGCGACAACCCCAACCGCATCTGCGGCCAGTGCGAGCTGCACTTCGACATCCGTCCCCTGCCCGGCATGTCGCTCCAGGGGCTGCGCGAGGAACTGGACAGCCGCCTGGCACGCCTGCAGGAGACGACCGGCCTGCGCATCCACCGCGAGTCCCTGTTCGCGGGCGTGCCCGCCATGGAGACACCCGCCGAGGCCGAGATCGTGCGCGCGGTCGAGGCGCTCACCGGGTATCCTGCGGGGGCGGTCGCCTTCGCTACCGAGGGCCCCTTCCTCAACGCCATGGGCATGGACACCGTGATCCTCGGGCCCGGTCACATCGACCAGGCCCACCAGCCCGACGAGTACATCGAACTCACCCAGCTCGAACCGGCGCAGCAGATCGTCCGCCGGCTGATCGAGCGGTTTTGCCTGTAA
- a CDS encoding NfeD family protein: MSWLEHIDYWQWLVLAVVLVVLEIVSPGVFFLRLGLAAAGVGGILWWMPDLVWQTQLVIFAVFSVLSIGVARGLLRRRPIATDEPTLNRRGEQYFERVLTLSEPIENGVGRVRVDDTLWRVEGPDAPAGSRVRVVGVDGTVFRVELV, from the coding sequence ATGAGCTGGCTGGAACATATCGACTACTGGCAATGGCTGGTGCTGGCGGTGGTCCTGGTGGTGCTGGAGATCGTCTCGCCCGGCGTATTCTTCCTGCGGCTGGGGCTGGCCGCTGCTGGTGTCGGCGGCATCCTGTGGTGGATGCCCGATCTCGTGTGGCAGACGCAACTGGTGATCTTCGCGGTGTTCTCGGTGCTCAGCATCGGTGTGGCGCGGGGGCTGCTGCGGCGCCGCCCCATCGCCACCGACGAACCGACGCTCAACCGGCGCGGTGAGCAGTATTTCGAGCGCGTGCTCACTCTCAGCGAACCCATCGAGAACGGTGTCGGTCGGGTGCGCGTGGATGATACGCTGTGGCGGGTGGAAGGCCCGGACGCCCCGGCCGGCAGCCGGGTACGCGTGGTCGGCGTGGACGGTACCGTGTTTCGCGTCGAGCTGGTGTAG
- a CDS encoding SPFH domain-containing protein, which produces MDIFVVALVVLAVMLVVLGVKRVPQGMEYTVERFGRYTRTLRPGLNLIVPVIDQIGRRQNMMEQVLDVPSQEVITCDNAMARQMKAERDKRAAILEAEDLRQAEILKAEGEKQSAILTAEGEKEAAFREAEARERLAEAEARATAMVSQAIAKGDINAINYFVAQKYTEALQAIASAENQKVIMMPLEAASLIGSVAGIAEIARQVGQKEDAQ; this is translated from the coding sequence ATGGATATCTTTGTCGTCGCCCTCGTTGTCCTTGCCGTCATGCTCGTGGTGCTGGGCGTCAAGCGGGTGCCGCAGGGCATGGAATACACGGTCGAGCGTTTCGGGCGTTACACCCGCACCCTGCGTCCTGGCCTGAACCTGATCGTGCCGGTCATCGACCAGATCGGGCGTCGCCAGAACATGATGGAACAGGTGCTCGATGTGCCCTCTCAGGAGGTCATCACCTGCGACAACGCCATGGCCCGGCAGATGAAGGCCGAGCGTGACAAGCGCGCCGCCATCCTCGAAGCCGAGGACCTGCGCCAGGCCGAGATCCTCAAGGCCGAGGGCGAGAAGCAGTCGGCCATCCTCACCGCCGAGGGCGAGAAGGAGGCCGCCTTCCGCGAGGCCGAGGCGCGCGAACGTCTGGCCGAGGCCGAGGCGCGCGCCACCGCCATGGTGTCGCAGGCCATCGCCAAGGGCGACATCAATGCCATCAACTACTTCGTCGCGCAGAAATACACCGAGGCCCTGCAGGCCATCGCCTCGGCCGAGAACCAGAAGGTCATCATGATGCCGCTGGAGGCGGCCAGCCTGATCGGCTCGGTGGCCGGCATCGCCGAGATCGCCAGGCAAGTCGGCCAGAAAGAGGACGCCCAATGA
- the argA gene encoding amino-acid N-acetyltransferase, with product MPAQSDNPDFVHWFRQSSPYIHAHRGKVLVLSFAGEALQDDSFPHLIHDIALLDGLGMKLVLVPGARPQIEERLRLRGADMQIVNGLRVTDETALQCVKDAAGAVRVEIEALLSMGLANSPMAGTRIRVASGNHVTARPIGVLDGVDYQHTGEVRRIDAEAIRRHLDNEQIVLLPPLGYSPTGEVFNLNATDVAAAVAEALSADKLVYLTEGPPLGRGKAAASSLIPSEVEALVRRRRSLREGLRRVLERAAAASRAGVRRVHVLDRQHDGVLLRELFTRDGAGLLITQEPYEQIHSASIDDVAGILELIEPLEQAGTLARRSRERLEQEIDRFVVIERDGGIIGCAALYPFEKEAMGELACLAVHPDYRGEGRAAQLLERIEWQARTQGLRELFVLSTRTAHWFRERGFQPAGVERLPGRRRDLYNWQRRSKVFIKPL from the coding sequence ATGCCTGCACAAAGCGACAACCCGGACTTCGTGCACTGGTTCCGCCAGTCTTCGCCCTACATCCACGCTCATCGCGGCAAGGTCCTGGTGCTGTCTTTCGCCGGCGAGGCACTGCAGGACGACAGCTTCCCGCACCTGATCCACGACATCGCCCTGCTCGACGGTCTGGGCATGAAGCTGGTGCTGGTACCCGGTGCGCGCCCGCAGATCGAGGAGCGCCTGCGCCTGCGCGGCGCCGACATGCAGATCGTCAACGGCCTGCGGGTGACCGACGAGACCGCGCTGCAATGCGTGAAGGATGCGGCCGGTGCGGTACGCGTCGAGATCGAGGCCCTGCTGTCGATGGGCCTGGCCAATTCGCCCATGGCCGGCACGCGCATCCGCGTGGCCTCGGGCAATCACGTCACCGCGCGCCCCATCGGCGTGCTCGACGGCGTCGATTACCAGCACACCGGCGAGGTACGGCGCATCGATGCCGAGGCCATCCGCCGCCACCTGGACAACGAGCAAATCGTGCTGCTGCCGCCGCTGGGCTATTCGCCGACCGGCGAGGTGTTCAACCTCAACGCCACCGACGTGGCCGCCGCGGTGGCCGAGGCCCTGTCCGCCGACAAACTGGTCTACCTGACCGAGGGCCCACCGCTGGGACGCGGCAAGGCTGCCGCCAGCAGCCTGATCCCCAGCGAGGTCGAGGCCCTGGTCCGTCGGCGGCGCAGCCTGCGCGAGGGCCTGCGCCGGGTGCTCGAACGCGCGGCCGCCGCCAGCCGGGCCGGGGTGCGTCGGGTACACGTACTCGACCGCCAGCACGACGGCGTGCTGCTGCGCGAGCTGTTTACCCGCGACGGCGCCGGCCTGCTGATCACCCAGGAGCCCTACGAACAGATCCATTCGGCAAGCATCGACGACGTGGCCGGCATCCTCGAACTGATCGAGCCGCTGGAGCAGGCCGGTACACTGGCACGGCGCTCGCGCGAGCGCCTGGAACAGGAGATCGACCGCTTCGTGGTGATCGAACGCGACGGCGGCATCATCGGCTGTGCCGCGCTCTATCCCTTCGAGAAGGAGGCCATGGGCGAGCTGGCCTGCCTGGCCGTACACCCCGACTACCGGGGCGAGGGCCGCGCCGCGCAACTGCTCGAGCGCATCGAGTGGCAGGCACGCACCCAGGGCCTGCGCGAGCTGTTCGTGCTCAGCACCCGCACCGCGCACTGGTTCCGCGAACGCGGCTTCCAGCCGGCCGGCGTCGAACGCCTGCCCGGTCGCCGGCGCGATCTCTACAACTGGCAGCGCCGCAGCAAGGTGTTCATCAAGCCGCTCTGA
- a CDS encoding BKACE family enzyme codes for MAEPVIVAVAPNGARRTAADHPALPLTPEALARVAVACAAAGACLFHLHVRDAAGRHSLDPGRYREAISAIREAAGDSLLIQVTSEAAGRYGSEEQRDSVRTLMPEAVSLAIRELMPDRDQARETGFLLRALLEAGCLPQLIVYHPDDLRRYRHWQAEGLVPAVSLPLLLVLGRFPEGTLENFLREGSPGPNWMACAFGEQQLPAVLDAAAKGGHVRVGFENGLALPDGRRAPGNAALVDAAARALRSRGRSLANAATCRALMRPVAM; via the coding sequence ATGGCTGAGCCCGTCATCGTGGCGGTCGCCCCCAACGGGGCGCGCCGTACGGCAGCGGATCACCCGGCCCTGCCGCTGACCCCCGAAGCACTGGCACGCGTGGCGGTCGCCTGTGCCGCGGCGGGTGCCTGTCTGTTCCATCTTCACGTGCGCGACGCGGCCGGCCGGCATAGCCTGGATCCCGGGCGCTACCGCGAGGCCATCTCGGCGATCCGGGAGGCGGCGGGAGACAGCCTGCTGATCCAGGTCACCTCCGAGGCCGCGGGGCGCTATGGGTCCGAAGAGCAGCGCGACAGCGTGCGTACCCTGATGCCGGAGGCCGTGTCGCTGGCGATTCGCGAGTTGATGCCGGACCGGGATCAGGCGCGGGAGACGGGGTTCCTGCTGCGGGCATTGCTCGAAGCCGGTTGCCTGCCACAGCTGATCGTCTATCACCCGGACGATCTGCGCCGTTACCGGCACTGGCAGGCGGAGGGACTGGTGCCGGCTGTTTCCCTGCCGCTGTTGCTGGTCCTGGGGCGTTTCCCGGAAGGCACGCTCGAGAATTTTCTGCGCGAGGGAAGTCCCGGCCCCAACTGGATGGCATGCGCCTTTGGCGAGCAGCAGCTGCCCGCGGTACTCGATGCCGCCGCGAAGGGGGGACATGTGCGGGTCGGTTTCGAAAACGGACTGGCGCTGCCGGACGGGCGTCGCGCGCCCGGCAATGCCGCGCTGGTCGACGCAGCGGCTCGTGCCCTGCGCTCCCGGGGCCGGTCATTGGCCAACGCCGCGACCTGCAGGGCACTGATGCGCCCGGTCGCCATGTAG
- a CDS encoding aspartate aminotransferase family protein — protein MLQKTAIAEEPPSRVFHRRCDAALPLAVTGEGPWVIDDQGRRYLDACGGAAVCSLGYGHPRVVEAVQRQMATMPYVHSSFFTTEPCERLAELLVEQAPPGLERVYYLSGGSEAVEAALKLARQYHLEAGESQRRWFVAREQSYHGNTLGALAVGGNRWRREPFDPLLMPSHHIPPCYAYRHRRPDETPEAYGRRAADELERKLQELGPENVIAFIAEPVVGATAGAVPPAPGYFRRIREICDRHGVLLIFDEVMCGIGRTGSFYAFEQEGVVPDIVVLAKGLGAGYQPVAALLVSEAIHERIRSGTGYFQHGHTYMAHASALAAALAVGQTILEEGLVGQVRLRGQQLQQRLVARFGDHPHVGDIRGRGLLLGLELVRDRARREPFAPETRLDARIRALALERGLMCYPMHGTIDGRQGHHVLLAPPFIVTEEQLDEIVDRLAPAIEQAIAGSGDG, from the coding sequence ATGCTTCAGAAGACCGCCATTGCCGAGGAGCCTCCGAGTCGAGTCTTTCACCGTCGTTGCGATGCGGCATTGCCGCTGGCCGTGACAGGCGAAGGTCCCTGGGTGATCGACGACCAGGGCCGGCGCTACCTCGATGCCTGTGGCGGCGCGGCGGTCTGTTCGCTGGGCTATGGCCATCCGCGGGTAGTGGAGGCGGTACAGCGCCAGATGGCGACCATGCCCTATGTGCATTCGAGCTTCTTCACCACCGAACCCTGCGAGCGCCTCGCTGAACTGCTGGTGGAACAGGCGCCTCCGGGACTCGAACGCGTGTATTACCTGTCCGGCGGTTCCGAGGCGGTGGAGGCCGCACTCAAGCTGGCCCGCCAGTATCACCTCGAGGCCGGCGAGTCGCAGCGGCGCTGGTTCGTGGCACGTGAACAGAGCTATCACGGCAATACGCTGGGCGCCCTGGCGGTGGGCGGCAATCGCTGGCGGCGAGAACCCTTCGACCCCTTGCTGATGCCCTCGCATCACATCCCGCCCTGTTATGCCTACCGGCATCGGCGGCCTGACGAGACACCGGAAGCCTATGGGCGGCGCGCGGCAGACGAGCTGGAACGCAAGCTGCAGGAACTCGGGCCGGAGAATGTCATCGCCTTCATTGCCGAGCCAGTGGTGGGCGCTACCGCGGGGGCCGTGCCGCCGGCACCGGGGTATTTCCGCCGCATCCGCGAGATCTGCGATCGTCACGGGGTGTTGCTGATCTTCGACGAGGTGATGTGCGGTATAGGCCGCACCGGCAGCTTCTACGCCTTCGAACAGGAAGGCGTGGTGCCGGATATCGTGGTGTTGGCCAAGGGGCTGGGCGCCGGCTACCAGCCGGTCGCGGCCCTGCTGGTATCCGAGGCGATCCACGAGCGCATCCGTAGCGGCACCGGCTATTTCCAGCATGGCCACACCTACATGGCGCATGCCTCTGCGCTGGCCGCCGCCCTGGCCGTGGGACAGACGATCCTGGAAGAAGGGCTGGTCGGGCAGGTGCGTCTGCGCGGGCAGCAGTTGCAGCAGCGCCTTGTCGCGCGCTTCGGCGATCATCCGCACGTGGGGGATATCCGGGGACGCGGGCTGTTGCTCGGGCTGGAGCTGGTGCGTGACCGCGCCAGGCGTGAACCCTTTGCGCCCGAGACCCGCCTGGACGCGCGGATTCGTGCACTGGCGCTCGAGCGCGGGCTGATGTGCTATCCCATGCACGGCACCATCGATGGCCGCCAGGGGCACCATGTGCTGCTTGCGCCGCCGTTCATCGTCACCGAGGAGCAGCTCGACGAGATCGTCGACCGTCTCGCCCCGGCCATCGAGCAGGCGATTGCCGGGAGCGGCGATGGCTGA